In the genome of Kitasatospora cathayae, one region contains:
- a CDS encoding TetR/AcrR family transcriptional regulator: protein MEKAVLRATVERLVSDGYSRMTIGDIAADAGVTRPTVYRRWSNKHDLVVDALDFNFQEERERHPVGPLEELPPVEALRQALRHASPFGPTGRGLTVIGNVLSEAERTPGLIELVREHALEPRQKPLIDTLRRLAAQGVLREGVDAELVADMMIGSYYASYMRQGERDPELGDRVVEMAWRLMGIEG from the coding sequence GTGGAGAAGGCGGTTCTGCGCGCGACCGTCGAGCGGCTCGTCAGTGACGGCTACTCCCGCATGACGATCGGTGACATCGCCGCCGATGCCGGCGTCACCCGGCCGACGGTGTACCGGCGCTGGTCCAACAAGCACGACCTGGTCGTCGACGCCCTCGACTTCAACTTCCAGGAGGAGCGTGAACGCCACCCCGTCGGCCCCCTGGAGGAACTCCCACCCGTCGAGGCCCTGCGGCAGGCCCTGCGCCACGCCTCTCCCTTCGGCCCGACAGGCCGGGGCCTGACCGTCATCGGGAACGTTCTCAGCGAGGCCGAGCGCACACCTGGCCTGATCGAGCTCGTACGGGAACACGCGCTGGAGCCTCGGCAGAAGCCGCTCATCGACACCTTGCGGCGGCTGGCGGCACAGGGGGTGCTGCGCGAGGGGGTCGACGCGGAGCTGGTCGCCGACATGATGATCGGGAGCTACTACGCGTCGTACATGCGGCAGGGCGAGCGGGATCCGGAGTTGGGGGACCGGGTTGTGGAGATGGCGTGGCGACTCATGGGGATCGAGGGCTGA
- a CDS encoding glycine betaine ABC transporter substrate-binding protein, translating to MEHRRGARAARHRPGCHRRGPDGARGSRGVIPPEHVFPLINADYAGKATRTALARLNSSLTTDQLAALASAVTGGESPAQAAAAWLRAEGLVH from the coding sequence ATCGAGCACCGTCGGGGTGCTCGTGCTGCGAGGCACCGACCCGGTTGTCACCGGAGAGGGCCTGACGGTGCTCGCGGATCCCGCGGCGTCATCCCCCCGGAGCACGTCTTTCCCCTGATCAACGCCGACTACGCGGGTAAGGCGACGCGCACCGCGCTCGCCCGCCTGAACTCCTCGCTCACCACAGACCAGCTCGCCGCACTCGCCTCCGCCGTCACCGGCGGCGAGAGCCCGGCCCAGGCCGCCGCCGCCTGGCTGCGCGCCGAGGGTCTGGTGCACTGA
- a CDS encoding nSTAND1 domain-containing NTPase: protein MQRLAHELRELRRAAGSPSYRAMAGAAGFSVTTVSQAAAGERLPSLAVLQGYVRACGGDPAQWEPRWKEAKAAVAGVVHEDAADARPPYRGLARFEPDDHHLFFGRDRMVEELKRLVRDHRFAVLFGASGSGKSSLLRAGLIPALRQEIARMGRPAVLRVLTPGTLPATTYAHLLAPAESEPESWVVVDQFEEAFTLCQDRTERARFLDLLLAAREAGSRLRVLVAVRGDFYARCAEHRTLADALRGAALLLGPMTADELREAIVKPAQTAGWLVERELTARLVDEVEGEPGGLPMLSHALLETWRRRRGRILTVAAYEAAGGVRGAIAATAEEVYGKLSPDQARTARHLLLRMVEPGQGAPDTRRPLTRAELDECTDPEAPLVVERLARARLLTADEVGVYLAHEALITCWPRLHGWVEEGRERLRHHRRLMEATRSWLEHDRDPGALYRGARLARAEELFADDGTLTESERAFLTAALSARETERQAAARTARRSRFLATALSAVLAVAMVVGLAAWQQHRDSARQRKSAARRVAEVADALRTSDPRCSWASPSGARRSSRRPAVPCWHRTGHTAST from the coding sequence GTGCAGCGGCTCGCGCATGAGCTCCGGGAGTTGCGCCGCGCGGCCGGCAGCCCGTCGTACCGGGCGATGGCCGGCGCGGCGGGGTTCTCCGTGACCACCGTGTCGCAGGCGGCCGCCGGGGAACGGCTGCCGTCGCTCGCCGTCCTGCAGGGGTATGTGCGTGCTTGCGGGGGCGACCCCGCGCAGTGGGAGCCGCGCTGGAAGGAGGCGAAGGCGGCCGTTGCGGGAGTGGTACACGAAGATGCGGCGGATGCCAGGCCGCCGTACCGGGGCCTGGCCCGCTTCGAACCGGACGACCACCACCTGTTCTTCGGCCGCGACCGGATGGTCGAGGAGCTGAAGCGGCTGGTGCGCGACCACCGGTTCGCGGTGCTGTTCGGCGCCTCCGGCAGCGGCAAGTCCTCGCTGCTCAGGGCGGGCCTGATTCCCGCCCTGCGCCAGGAGATCGCCCGTATGGGCCGCCCTGCCGTGCTGCGGGTGCTCACTCCGGGAACCCTGCCCGCCACCACGTACGCGCATCTGCTGGCCCCGGCGGAGAGCGAACCGGAGAGCTGGGTGGTGGTCGACCAGTTCGAGGAGGCCTTCACCCTGTGCCAAGACCGGACGGAGCGGGCCCGCTTCCTCGACCTGCTGCTGGCCGCGCGAGAGGCGGGCTCCCGGCTGCGGGTGCTGGTCGCCGTACGTGGCGACTTCTACGCCCGCTGCGCCGAACACCGCACTCTCGCCGACGCGCTGCGCGGTGCCGCGCTCCTGCTCGGCCCAATGACGGCCGACGAGTTGCGCGAGGCCATCGTCAAACCGGCCCAGACGGCGGGGTGGCTTGTGGAGCGTGAGCTGACCGCGCGTCTGGTGGACGAGGTCGAGGGCGAGCCCGGCGGTTTGCCGATGCTCTCGCACGCCCTGCTGGAGACCTGGCGGCGGCGTCGGGGACGGATCCTGACGGTGGCCGCGTACGAGGCCGCGGGCGGGGTCCGCGGCGCGATCGCGGCCACCGCCGAGGAGGTGTACGGAAAGCTGTCCCCAGACCAGGCGCGCACCGCGCGGCATCTGCTGCTGCGGATGGTGGAGCCCGGCCAGGGTGCCCCCGACACCCGCCGCCCGCTCACCCGGGCCGAACTGGATGAGTGTACGGATCCCGAGGCGCCCCTCGTGGTGGAGCGGCTGGCCCGCGCCCGGCTGCTGACCGCCGACGAGGTAGGCGTCTACCTCGCTCACGAGGCGCTGATCACCTGCTGGCCCCGGCTGCACGGCTGGGTCGAGGAGGGCCGCGAACGGCTGCGCCATCACCGGCGCCTCATGGAGGCCACGCGCTCCTGGCTGGAGCACGACCGCGACCCGGGCGCGCTGTATCGGGGGGCCCGGCTGGCGCGTGCGGAGGAACTGTTCGCGGACGACGGCACGCTGACCGAGTCCGAGCGGGCCTTCCTCACCGCCGCGCTGTCGGCCCGTGAGACGGAGCGGCAAGCTGCGGCCCGCACCGCCCGCCGGTCCCGGTTCTTGGCCACCGCGTTGTCCGCCGTGCTGGCGGTGGCCATGGTCGTGGGCCTGGCCGCGTGGCAGCAGCACAGGGACAGCGCACGCCAGCGCAAGAGCGCCGCCCGCCGGGTGGCCGAGGTCGCCGACGCCCTGCGCACGAGCGACCCGCGCTGCTCCTGGGCGTCGCCGTCTGGCGCACGGCGCAGCTCCCGGAGACCCGCCGTGCCCTGCTGGCACCGCACCGGACACACCGCATCGACCTGA
- a CDS encoding M20/M25/M40 family metallo-hydrolase has protein sequence MPGAAPGQPVKDGRVYGRGSADDKSGIIMNLGALRTFTTMPPVHLKIVLEGEEEAGDSLEEYVRHNPDLFKADVLVIADTGNYELGKPTFTTSLRGLVAADVTVRTLNSPVHSGEYGGPTPDAFMALIHLLNQVQNPAGDVVVPDLLQAAWQGHEPDEQKFREQAGVKAGVHLIGTGLLGSRLFGKPSVNVVGLDGPPTIDGSINQLTATATARVSLRIAPLEDPQHAFSQLKAYLEDPAFNPWNAEVQVNPVEGSAGSGFQADTTKPGYALAEMAMLHAYPCEQVVFTGAGGSIPLVTQLQQVNPDSTVLLIGCEEALCRIHSFPESVDITELHKMTLAESYLLMFLGDRKTTAEVEAMAMASKAVPGGM, from the coding sequence GTGCCTGGTGCTGCACCGGGACAGCCTGTCAAGGACGGCCGGGTGTACGGCCGGGGCTCCGCCGACGACAAGTCCGGGATCATCATGAACCTCGGCGCCCTCCGAACGTTCACCACGATGCCGCCCGTCCATCTGAAGATCGTCTTGGAGGGCGAGGAGGAGGCAGGGGACAGCCTGGAGGAATACGTCAGACATAACCCCGACCTCTTCAAAGCCGACGTTCTCGTCATCGCGGACACCGGGAACTACGAGCTCGGCAAGCCGACGTTCACCACGAGTCTGCGCGGTCTGGTCGCAGCGGACGTCACCGTCCGCACCCTCAACTCGCCCGTGCACAGCGGCGAGTACGGCGGTCCGACGCCCGACGCCTTCATGGCGCTGATCCACCTCCTGAACCAGGTGCAGAACCCGGCGGGCGACGTCGTGGTGCCTGATCTGCTCCAGGCGGCGTGGCAGGGTCACGAGCCCGACGAACAAAAGTTCCGCGAACAGGCCGGGGTGAAGGCCGGGGTGCACCTCATCGGCACGGGCTTGCTCGGCAGCCGCCTGTTCGGCAAGCCGTCGGTCAACGTGGTTGGGCTCGACGGCCCTCCAACGATCGATGGTTCCATCAACCAGCTCACGGCGACGGCCACGGCGCGCGTCAGCCTGCGCATCGCGCCTCTTGAGGACCCCCAGCATGCCTTCTCCCAGCTCAAGGCGTATCTGGAGGACCCCGCGTTCAACCCCTGGAACGCCGAAGTCCAGGTGAACCCGGTCGAGGGCTCGGCCGGCAGCGGCTTCCAGGCCGACACCACGAAACCCGGGTACGCACTGGCCGAGATGGCCATGCTGCACGCTTACCCCTGCGAACAGGTCGTCTTCACCGGTGCCGGCGGTTCGATCCCCCTGGTCACCCAGCTCCAGCAGGTCAACCCGGATTCCACGGTGCTGCTGATCGGCTGCGAAGAGGCGCTGTGCCGCATTCACTCCTTCCCCGAGAGCGTCGACATCACCGAACTGCACAAGATGACCCTTGCCGAGAGCTATCTTCTGATGTTCCTGGGCGACCGGAAGACAACGGCCGAGGTCGAGGCCATGGCCATGGCCTCGAAGGCTGTGCCGGGGGGAATGTAG
- the car gene encoding carboxylic acid reductase — translation MKPVSSTPRTNGSASPAQETRLLASPAVLATLRDRSIGLPQAVAAVMAEYADRPALGERVREPVTDPATGRTEPRLLPHYTTISYTELWERAGAVAAEWAADAENPVGEGDFVAIHGFTSVDYTVLDLACLRAGAVSVPLQHSSSLGKLKPIVAECAPRVLATSIESIDSAVELALSAPSRPRLVVFDFHPEADEERERFETARGRLADAGVTAVEALSAIVARGRTLPAPVTPAAAEDNPVRLLIYTSGSTGAPKGAIYTDSMLKSVWAGWLPPTGDASPVTMGYMPMSHIAARASLYMTLVRGGAMYFTGSSDMSTLFDDMREARPTQLLLVPRICDMLFQEYQSRSASRAGEFADPDALDKAVKAELREEFVGGRVRDVLCGSAPIAAELKRFVESCLELSLRDGYGSTETGPVLMDGRVVRPPVIEYKLADVPELGYFASDVPHPRGELLIRSEMITPGYYKRPDATASVFDADGFYRTGDIMAETGPDQLVYLDRRNNVLKLAQGEFVTVSQLETTFVTSPLIRQIYVYGNSERAYLLAVIVPTEDALAQAGDVEQLKPLLAASLQEVARKAELEPYEIPRDFLVETEPFSPANGLLSDIRKNLRPSLKDRYGDQLEALYEELSSGRQEALRALRAAGPDQPVFEAIRAAASALLGCPASELRPTARFTDLGVDSLSALSFSQLLRDVFAVEVPVGVLLSAGNTLQAVADHIEASRAGAGRPSSASVHGPDTGEVRADELTLEKFLDVTALGSARPASGAAPHTVLLTGANGYLGRLMCLDWLERLSATGGRLICVVRGRDDADAHRRLDTALNSGDQQLLSRYHELAAGHLEVLAGDISKERLGLDEDTWNRLAEDVDAVFHPAALVNHVLPYEQLFGPNVVGTAELIRLALTGKVKPFTYLSTVGVAGGLDPARLDESADIREASTARALTDGYASGYATSKWAGEVLLRRAYEEYGLPVTVLRSDMILAHRRYAGQLNVPDMFTRLLFSILTAGIAPASFYRPDADGGRARAHYDGLPGDFVAEAVNTLGSAGLTGYRTYNVVNPHDDGVSLDTFVDWLIAAGHPVSRIADYDEWFTRFETALLALPEARRQNSLLPLLHTFRRPDEPLNGSMVPAVQFTEAVRKAGLADKEIPHVEAELIEKYTTDLRLLELI, via the coding sequence GTGAAGCCGGTGTCCTCGACACCTCGAACCAACGGCTCGGCCTCCCCCGCTCAGGAGACCCGGCTCCTCGCCTCCCCCGCAGTCCTGGCGACCTTGCGCGACCGCAGCATCGGTCTGCCGCAGGCTGTCGCCGCCGTGATGGCGGAGTACGCCGATCGCCCCGCCCTCGGTGAGCGGGTCCGCGAGCCGGTGACCGACCCGGCGACCGGCCGTACCGAACCGCGGCTCCTGCCGCACTACACGACCATCAGCTATACCGAGCTGTGGGAGCGGGCCGGCGCGGTTGCGGCCGAGTGGGCGGCGGACGCAGAGAACCCGGTGGGCGAAGGCGACTTCGTCGCCATCCACGGGTTCACCAGCGTCGACTACACGGTGCTCGACCTGGCCTGCCTGCGGGCCGGCGCGGTCTCGGTGCCACTCCAGCACAGCTCCTCGCTCGGCAAGCTGAAGCCGATCGTCGCCGAGTGCGCGCCGCGCGTGCTCGCCACCAGCATCGAATCCATCGACAGTGCCGTCGAGTTGGCCCTCTCCGCGCCGTCGCGGCCACGCCTTGTCGTGTTCGACTTCCACCCGGAGGCCGACGAGGAGCGGGAACGGTTCGAGACCGCCCGGGGCCGGCTCGCGGACGCCGGGGTCACGGCCGTCGAGGCACTGAGCGCTATCGTCGCGCGCGGCCGGACCCTGCCGGCGCCGGTCACGCCCGCGGCAGCGGAGGACAACCCGGTGCGGCTGCTGATCTACACCTCCGGCAGCACGGGCGCGCCCAAGGGCGCGATCTACACGGACAGCATGCTCAAGAGCGTCTGGGCGGGCTGGCTCCCGCCGACGGGCGACGCGTCGCCGGTCACCATGGGCTACATGCCGATGAGCCACATCGCGGCGCGAGCATCGCTGTACATGACGCTGGTCCGGGGCGGCGCGATGTACTTCACCGGATCCAGCGACATGTCGACGCTGTTCGACGACATGCGCGAGGCCCGTCCGACCCAGCTGCTGCTGGTGCCGCGGATCTGCGACATGCTCTTCCAGGAGTACCAGAGCCGATCGGCGAGCAGGGCCGGGGAGTTCGCGGACCCCGACGCGCTCGACAAGGCCGTCAAGGCGGAGCTGCGGGAGGAGTTCGTCGGCGGCCGGGTGCGTGACGTCCTCTGCGGCAGTGCGCCGATCGCGGCGGAGCTGAAGCGGTTCGTGGAGTCCTGCCTGGAGCTGTCACTGCGGGACGGCTACGGCTCGACCGAGACGGGCCCCGTCCTGATGGACGGGCGGGTCGTGCGGCCCCCGGTCATCGAGTACAAACTGGCCGACGTACCCGAACTCGGCTACTTCGCCTCGGACGTGCCGCATCCGCGCGGTGAACTCCTGATCCGCAGCGAGATGATCACCCCCGGCTACTACAAGCGGCCGGACGCGACAGCTTCGGTCTTCGACGCGGACGGCTTCTACCGCACCGGCGACATCATGGCCGAGACCGGCCCGGACCAGTTGGTCTACCTCGACCGCCGCAACAACGTCCTCAAACTGGCCCAGGGCGAGTTCGTCACCGTCTCCCAGCTGGAGACCACCTTCGTCACCAGCCCCCTGATCCGGCAGATCTACGTCTACGGCAACAGCGAGCGCGCGTACCTCCTCGCGGTCATCGTCCCCACCGAGGACGCCCTCGCGCAGGCCGGCGACGTGGAGCAGCTCAAGCCCCTGCTCGCCGCCTCCCTCCAGGAGGTCGCCCGGAAGGCCGAGCTGGAGCCGTACGAGATCCCGCGCGACTTCCTCGTCGAGACCGAGCCGTTCAGCCCGGCGAACGGACTCCTCTCGGACATCCGCAAGAACCTGCGCCCCAGCCTCAAGGACCGCTACGGCGATCAACTGGAGGCGCTGTACGAGGAGTTGTCCAGCGGCCGCCAGGAGGCACTGCGCGCGCTGCGCGCGGCCGGCCCCGATCAGCCGGTGTTCGAGGCGATCCGCGCGGCGGCGAGCGCGCTGCTCGGTTGCCCCGCCTCCGAGCTGCGGCCCACCGCACGCTTCACCGACCTCGGCGTCGACTCGCTGTCGGCGCTGTCCTTCTCGCAACTGCTGCGGGACGTCTTCGCCGTCGAGGTGCCGGTCGGGGTGCTGCTCAGCGCCGGCAACACCCTCCAGGCGGTCGCGGACCACATCGAGGCGTCCCGCGCCGGCGCCGGGCGCCCGTCGTCCGCGTCGGTGCACGGCCCGGACACGGGCGAGGTGCGCGCTGACGAGCTGACGCTGGAGAAGTTCCTCGACGTCACCGCCCTGGGCAGCGCCCGCCCCGCCTCCGGCGCCGCCCCGCACACCGTGTTGCTGACCGGCGCCAACGGCTACCTCGGCCGGCTCATGTGCCTGGACTGGCTGGAGCGCCTGTCGGCGACCGGCGGCCGGCTGATCTGCGTGGTCCGCGGCCGCGACGACGCCGACGCTCATCGTCGGCTCGACACCGCACTCAACAGCGGAGACCAGCAACTCCTTTCCCGATACCACGAGTTGGCGGCCGGCCATCTCGAAGTGCTGGCCGGCGACATCAGCAAGGAGCGGCTCGGGCTCGACGAGGACACCTGGAACCGGCTCGCCGAGGACGTCGACGCCGTCTTCCACCCCGCGGCGCTCGTCAACCACGTCCTGCCCTACGAACAGCTCTTCGGCCCGAACGTCGTCGGCACCGCCGAACTGATCCGGCTGGCCCTGACCGGCAAGGTCAAGCCGTTCACCTACCTCTCCACGGTCGGCGTGGCAGGCGGTCTCGATCCGGCCCGGCTCGACGAGAGCGCCGACATCCGCGAGGCGAGCACCGCCCGAGCGCTCACCGACGGCTACGCCTCCGGGTACGCCACCAGCAAGTGGGCCGGCGAGGTGCTGCTGCGCCGCGCGTACGAGGAGTACGGTCTTCCCGTCACCGTTCTGCGCTCCGACATGATCCTGGCCCACCGCCGGTACGCGGGCCAGTTGAACGTCCCCGACATGTTCACGCGGCTGCTGTTCAGCATCCTGACCGCGGGGATCGCGCCGGCGTCGTTCTACCGGCCAGATGCCGACGGCGGGCGGGCGCGGGCCCACTACGACGGGCTGCCGGGTGACTTCGTCGCCGAGGCCGTCAACACGCTCGGCAGCGCCGGCCTCACCGGCTACCGGACGTACAACGTGGTCAACCCGCACGACGACGGTGTCTCGCTGGACACCTTCGTGGACTGGCTCATCGCCGCCGGGCACCCGGTCAGCCGTATCGCCGACTACGACGAGTGGTTCACCCGCTTCGAGACCGCCCTGCTCGCCCTGCCGGAGGCACGGCGGCAGAACTCGCTACTGCCATTGCTGCACACCTTCCGCCGACCCGACGAGCCGTTGAACGGTTCGATGGTCCCGGCGGTGCAGTTCACGGAGGCGGTGCGGAAAGCAGGGCTCGCGGATAAAGAAATCCCGCATGTGGAAGCGGAGTTGATCGAGAAGTACACGACGGACCTGCGGTTGCTCGAACTGATCTGA
- a CDS encoding glycine betaine ABC transporter substrate-binding protein, with translation MTNRRFAAALATMVSALLLSGCAAGHQRTYTASGDPGQGPIVIGADNSAESRVVAALYEQLLTAAGEKTQMANSSYGTPADTAKAVTAGTLTLAPAYESALLHTFPGGQTLPGNMTATLSMALPPGIDALPPAAVQRGVVLAVSRATAQRYDLHGTADLAKVQGGGALGGAAAQDPDAPSAVVLTEAHGVTISPSSTVGVLVLRGTDPVVTGEGLTVLADPAASSPRSTSFP, from the coding sequence ATGACGAACCGCCGCTTCGCAGCGGCACTGGCGACCATGGTGTCCGCGCTGCTGCTCTCCGGCTGCGCGGCCGGCCACCAGCGCACCTATACCGCCTCCGGCGATCCTGGCCAGGGCCCGATCGTGATCGGCGCCGACAACTCCGCCGAGAGCCGCGTCGTCGCGGCCCTCTACGAGCAACTGCTCACCGCCGCAGGGGAGAAGACCCAGATGGCGAACAGCTCTTACGGCACGCCGGCGGACACCGCCAAGGCCGTGACCGCGGGCACGCTCACCCTGGCGCCGGCCTACGAGAGCGCGCTGCTGCACACCTTCCCCGGCGGCCAGACGCTCCCCGGGAACATGACCGCGACGCTCAGCATGGCGCTGCCTCCAGGCATCGACGCCCTGCCGCCCGCCGCCGTGCAGCGCGGCGTGGTCCTCGCCGTCAGCCGTGCCACGGCCCAGCGCTACGACCTGCACGGCACCGCGGACCTGGCCAAGGTCCAGGGCGGCGGCGCTCTGGGCGGCGCTGCGGCACAGGACCCCGATGCGCCGTCAGCCGTCGTGTTGACTGAAGCCCATGGCGTCACCATCAGTCCATCGAGCACCGTCGGGGTGCTCGTGCTGCGAGGCACCGACCCGGTTGTCACCGGAGAGGGCCTGACGGTGCTCGCGGATCCCGCGGCGTCATCCCCCCGGAGCACGTCTTTCCCCTGA
- a CDS encoding rhamnogalacturonan lyase B N-terminal domain-containing protein encodes MSKHRPSRRRFLVRAGAASIALGGTAAGAGAVLSGAQAATTVSGTFGYTDDGREYTVHTGADLVFRVSRSTGDLTSLVYRGVEYQGYNGQNSQVESGLGPSTVSIARHGRTVLVSVVHGTLRHYYAARQGENNVYLWTDKADDSITVSRYIVRVRPGLFPNHNPDSWDATQDVLIEAQDVRRRPDGTTRSKHYSNQRVIDYRYVGWSKPGVGLWMVRSNHEKASGGPFYRSLMRHSYDTGAGLYEILYYGENQTEPMRFGLQGPYVLAFTDGGAPSSELWHDRIDTSWVDGLGLAGWVGDSDRGAVSGVGISGRNPALAYTVGFANAAAQYWATADPGTGAFTARRMLPGAYTWTVYQGELAVRTGVVTVQPGSTTALHTITLTPADDPNRAPAIWRIGSWDGTPAGFRNADLVTHAHPSDARAEPWSGDFTVGRSTAADFPAYQWRDVNDGRRVTFDLTAEQAAHARTLNIGITTAYLNGRPRIRLNDWTPPAPEPHSEPSTRSLTVGSYRGNNHTYAFTVPASALRPGTNTLTITVVSGSSGSQFLSPGFAYDCVELLT; translated from the coding sequence ATGAGCAAGCATCGTCCGAGCCGCCGCCGGTTCCTGGTCCGGGCCGGAGCGGCGAGCATCGCCCTGGGCGGGACGGCGGCCGGCGCCGGCGCCGTCCTGTCCGGCGCACAGGCCGCCACCACGGTGAGCGGCACGTTCGGCTACACCGATGACGGCCGCGAGTACACCGTGCACACCGGCGCCGACCTGGTCTTCCGGGTCAGCAGGAGCACCGGCGACCTGACCTCCCTGGTCTACCGGGGCGTCGAGTACCAGGGCTATAACGGGCAGAACTCCCAGGTCGAATCCGGCCTCGGCCCGTCCACGGTGAGCATTGCCCGGCACGGCCGGACCGTCCTGGTCAGCGTCGTCCACGGCACCCTGCGCCACTACTACGCCGCACGCCAGGGCGAGAACAACGTCTACCTGTGGACCGACAAGGCGGACGACTCGATCACCGTCAGCCGCTACATCGTGCGCGTCCGCCCCGGCCTCTTCCCCAATCACAACCCCGATTCCTGGGATGCCACCCAGGACGTCCTCATCGAGGCCCAGGACGTGCGCCGCCGACCCGACGGCACCACCCGGTCCAAGCACTACTCCAACCAACGGGTTATCGACTACCGGTATGTGGGCTGGAGCAAGCCCGGCGTCGGCCTGTGGATGGTGCGCAGCAACCACGAGAAGGCGTCCGGCGGACCGTTCTACCGCTCCCTGATGCGCCACTCGTACGACACCGGCGCGGGCCTGTACGAGATCCTCTACTACGGCGAGAACCAGACCGAGCCGATGCGCTTCGGCCTGCAGGGGCCGTACGTGCTCGCCTTCACCGACGGCGGCGCACCCTCATCGGAGCTGTGGCACGACCGCATCGATACCTCCTGGGTGGACGGGCTCGGCCTGGCCGGCTGGGTCGGCGACAGCGACCGCGGAGCCGTGTCCGGGGTGGGCATTTCGGGCCGAAACCCGGCCCTCGCCTACACCGTCGGGTTCGCCAACGCCGCCGCGCAGTACTGGGCGACCGCCGACCCGGGCACCGGCGCCTTCACCGCGCGCCGGATGCTGCCCGGCGCCTACACCTGGACGGTTTACCAGGGCGAACTCGCCGTCCGCACCGGCGTCGTGACCGTCCAGCCCGGCAGCACCACCGCCCTGCACACCATCACCCTCACGCCCGCCGACGACCCGAACCGGGCTCCGGCGATCTGGCGTATCGGCAGCTGGGACGGCACCCCGGCGGGCTTCCGCAATGCCGACCTGGTCACCCACGCACACCCCTCGGACGCGCGCGCCGAGCCGTGGAGCGGCGACTTCACCGTGGGCCGGTCCACGGCCGCCGACTTCCCCGCCTACCAGTGGCGGGACGTCAACGACGGCCGGAGAGTCACCTTCGACCTGACGGCAGAGCAGGCCGCCCACGCGCGTACCCTCAACATCGGCATCACCACCGCCTACCTCAACGGCCGCCCCCGGATCCGGCTCAACGACTGGACCCCACCCGCCCCCGAACCCCACTCGGAACCGAGCACCCGCTCGCTCACGGTCGGCTCCTACCGCGGCAACAATCACACCTACGCCTTCACCGTCCCCGCCTCCGCCCTCCGGCCCGGCACCAACACGCTCACCATCACCGTCGTCTCCGGCAGCAGCGGCTCGCAATTCCTCAGCCCCGGCTTCGCCTACGACTGCGTCGAACTGCTCACCTGA